In Phragmites australis chromosome 16, lpPhrAust1.1, whole genome shotgun sequence, one DNA window encodes the following:
- the LOC133895796 gene encoding aspartyl protease family protein At5g10770-like — MALPARFRLRVLALLALAAVAAPAGRGRPASGKSAVLSLRELEEWGALRNARSRRYADAERAETLGEHKKAGAARTATTVLELKHHSLTAIPDDLTTRDRYLRRLLAADEARANSLQLRNRAAASTQSGSWQAATPEVPLFSGIRFQTLNYVATIVLGGSSGAAANLTVIVDTGSDLTWVQCKPCSACYAQRDPLFDPAGSATYAAVPCNASACAASLKAATGMPGSCATTGGTSEKCYYALAYGDGSFSRGVLAMDTVGLGRASLDSFVFGCGLSNRGLFGGTAGLMGLGRTELSLVSQTASRFGGVFSYCLPATTTGNASGSLSLGGDTSSYRNTTPIAYTRMIADPAQPPFYFLNVTGAAVGRTPVAAQGLGASNVLIDSGTVITRLAPSVYRAVRAEFTRQFGAAGYPAAPGFSILDTCYDLTGHDEVKVPLLTLRLEGGAEMTVDAAGMLFVVRKDGSQVCLAMASLSYEDQTPIIGNYQQKNKRVVYDTVGSKLGFADEDCSYV; from the exons ATGGCGCTGCCCGCTCGATTTCGTCTTCGTGTCCTTGCGCTTCTCGCGCTCGCGGCTGTTGCTGCCCCCGCTGGCCGAGGCCGGCCTGCCTCCGGGAAGAGTGCCGTGCTCTCTCTGCGGGAGCTGGAGGAATGGGGTGCCTTGAGGAATGCCCGTAGCCGCCGCTACGCTGACGCAGAGCGTGCTGAAACGCTAG GGGAGCACAAGAAAGCGGGAGCAGCAAGAACAGCGACCACCGTGCTAGAGCTGAAGCACCACTCCCTCACCGCCATCCCCGACGACCTCACCACCCGGGATCGCtacctccgccgcctcctcgctgCCGACGAAGCGCGTGCGAATTCACTGCAGCTGCGCAACAGAGCAGCAGCGTCCACGCAGTCCGGCTCCTGGCAGGCGGCGACGCCCGAGGTCCCGCTATTCTCCGGCATCCGATTCCAGACGCTTAACTACGTCGCGACCATCGTGCTCGGCGGCagctccggcgccgccgccaacCTCACCGTCATCGTGGACACCGGCAGTGACCTCACATGGGTGCAGTGCAAGCCCTGCTCCGCGTGCTACGCGCAGCGCGACCCGCTTTTCGACCCCGCCGGCTCCGCTACCTACGCCGCCGTCCCGTGCAACGCCTCCGCGTGCGCGGCCTCCCTCAAGGCGGCCACCGGCATGCCGGGATCCTGCGCTACGACCGGCGGAACCAGCGAGAAGTGCTACTACGCGCTGGCCTACGGCGACGGGTCGTTCAGCCGGGGCGTGCTCGCCATGGACACGGTCGGCCTCGGCAGGGCCAGCCTCGACAGCTTCGTGTTCGGGTGCGGGCTCAGCAACCGCGGCCTGTTCGGCGGCACGGCGGGGCTCATGGGCCTCGGCCGCACGGAGCTGTCGCTGGTCTCCCAAACGGCGTCCCGGTTCGGCGGTGTGTTCTCCTACTGCCTGCCGGCGACAACCACGGGCAACGCCTCGGGCTCCCTCTCCCTCGGCGGCGACACGTCGTCCTACCGCAACACGACGCCCATCGCCTATACCCGCATGATCGCCGACCCGGCGCAGCCTCCGTTCTACTTCCTGAACGTCACCGGCGCGGCCGTCGGCAGGACCCCCGTGGCCGCGCAGGGGCTGGGAGCCAGCAACGTGCTCATCGACTCCGGCACGGTGATCACGCGCCTGGCGCCGTCCGTGTACCGCGCCGTGCGCGCCGAGTTCACGCGCCAGTTCGGCGCCGCGGGATACCCTGCCGCCCCGGGGTTCTCGATCCTCGATACGTGCTACGACCTAACGGGGCACGACGAGGTGAAGGTGCCGCTGCTGACGCTGAGGCTGGAGGGCGGCGCCGAAATGACCGTGGACGCGGCCGGGATGCTGTTCGTGGTGAGGAAGGACGGGTCCCAGGTGTGCCTCGCCATGGCGAGCCTCTCGTACGAGGACCAGACGCCTATCATCGGCAACTACCAGCAGAAGAACAAGAGGGTGGTGTATGACACGGTGGGGTCAAAGCTAGGCTTCGCTGACGAGGACTGCAGCTATGTATAG